The proteins below come from a single Aegilops tauschii subsp. strangulata cultivar AL8/78 chromosome 6, Aet v6.0, whole genome shotgun sequence genomic window:
- the LOC141025659 gene encoding putative B3 domain-containing protein Os03g0621600, which yields MWMFCRRNPAPSGKRRNYGHYQEHGGPTHFCKVILAPQLECIPMPLDLTNHFSAVPQEFKLRTNTGYSWRVTIRLMDGRVTLDQGWAPFAAVHQIRIGYMVMFKLLTPNTLKVIVFDDEGIEGVTKCGKPDDAFSLNA from the coding sequence ATGTGGATGTTTTGCCGGAGGAACCCAGCGCCTAGCGGCAAGCGCCGTAACTACGGCCACTACCAAGAGCATGGAGGTCCAACCCACTTCTGCAAGGTGATCCTTGCCCCTCAACTTGAGTGCATCCCGATGCCTCTGGACTTGACCAATCACTTCTCGGCGGTGCCGCAAGAGTTCAAGCTGAGGACCAACACCGGCTACTCATGGAGGGTGACTATCCGGCTGATGGATGGCAGGGTGACCCTCGATCAGGGTTGGGCCCCCTTTGCCGCCGTCCATCAAATTAGGATAGGCTACATGGTGATGTTCAAGCTGCTCACTCCGAACACGCTCAAGGTCATCGTCTTCGACGATGAAGGCATTGAAGGGGTGACCAAGTGCGGCAAGCCTGATGATGCCTTCTCCCTCAATGCCTAG